In Miscanthus floridulus cultivar M001 chromosome 5, ASM1932011v1, whole genome shotgun sequence, one genomic interval encodes:
- the LOC136452094 gene encoding pectinesterase-like, whose product MAAAAFRTTTALSAILALLSLSLLVAAVRSDTSATPVTPSTACNETTDPNFCRTVLPSNGTSNLYTYGRFSVAKSLANANKFLGLVDRYLARGGLSPGAVAALQDCQLLSGLNIDFVSSAGATLNTSGNSTLLDPQAEDVQTLLSAILTNQQTCADGLQVAASAWSVRNGLAVPMVNSTKLYSVSLSLFTRAWVRSSSKSKSKPPRHGGGHGRGLFDATDDEMVRRMALEGVAATVSVVGEVTVDPSGAGNYTTIGEAVAAAPSNLGGSTGYFVIRVPAGVYEENVVVPKNKKYVMMIGDGIGQSVVTGNRSVVDGWTTFNSATFAVLGTGFVAVNMTFRNTAGPAKHQAVALRSGADLSTFYQCSFEAYQDTLYTHSLRQFYRSCDIYGTVDYVFGNAAVVFQDCNLYSRLPMQGQSNTVTAQGRTDPNQNTGTTLQGCTFAAAPDLAANAAFPVTTYLGRPWKLYSRTVIMQSEVDALVDPTGWMPWDGDYALSTLFYAEYNNSGPGADTSRRVAWPGFHVLNGTADAANFTVGNMVLGDFWLPQTGVPFTSGLIN is encoded by the exons ATGGCAGCGGCGGCCTTCCGCACTACCACTGCGCTCTCCGCCATCCTGGCGCTGCTCTCCCTGTCGCTGCTCGTCGCCGCGGTCCGTTCCGACACGTCGGCCACGCCGGTGACGCCGTCCACGGCGTGCAACGAGACGACGGACCCTAACTTCTGCCGGACCGTGCTCCCGTCTAACGGTACCAGCAACCTGTACACCTACGGGCGCTTCTCCGTGGCCAAGTCCCTCGCCAACGCCAACAAGTTCCTGGGCCTCGTGGACCGGTACCTCGCCCGCGGCGGCCTCTCCCCCGGCGCCGTCGCGGCGCTgcaggactgccagctcctctcGGGACTCAACATCGACTTCGTGTCGTCCGCGGGCGCCACGCTCAACACGTCGGGCAACAGCACGCTCCTGGACCCGCAGGCCGAGGACGTGCAGACGCTGCTGTCGGCGATCCTGACCAACCAGCAGACGTGCGCCGACGGCCTGCAGGTGGCCGCCTCCGCGTGGTCCGTGCGCAACGGGCTCGCCGTGCCCATGGTCAACAGCACCAAGCTGTACAGCGTCTCGCTGTCGCTATTCACCAGGGCATGGGTGCGTTCGTCGTCCAAGTCCAAGTCCAAGCCGCCCCGCCACGGCGGCGGCCACGGGAGGGGGCTGTTCGACGCCACCGACGACGAGATGGTCCGCAGGATGGCGCTCGAGGGCGTCGCGGCCACGGTCTCGGTGGTCGGCGAGGTGACGGTGGACCCGAGCGGCGCGGGGAACTACACGACCATCGGcgaggccgtggcggcggcgccaAGCAACCTTGGCGGGAGCACCGGCTACTTCGTCATCCGCGTGCCCGCGGGCGTGTACGAGGAGAATGTGGTGGTGCCCAAGAACAAGAAGTACGTCATGATGATCGGCGATGGCATCGGCCAGTCGGTGGTCACCGGCAACCGGAGCGTCGTCGACGGCTGGACGACCTTCAACTCCGCAACGTTCG CTGTTCTTGGGACAGGGTTCGTCGCGGTGAACATGACGTTCCGGAACACGGCCGGTCCGGCGAAGCACCAGGCGGTGGCGCTCCGTTCCGGCGCGGACCTGTCGACGTTCTACCAGTGCAGCTTCGAGGCGTACCAGGACACGCTGTACACGCACTCCCTCCGCCAGTTCTACCGCAGCTGCGACATCTACGGCACCGTGGACTACGTGTTCGGCAACGCAGCCGTGGTGTTCCAGGACTGCAACCTCTACTCCCGGCTGCCGATGCAGGGGCAGAGCAACACGGTGACGGCGCAGGGGCGCACGGACCCGAACCAGAACACGGGCACCACGCTCCAGGGCTGCACGTTCGCCGCCGCGCCCGACCTCGCCGCCAACGCGGCGTTCCCCGTGACCACCTACCTGGGCCGGCCATGGAAGCTCTACTCCCGCACGGTGATCATGCAGTCGGAGGTGGACGCGCTGGTGGACCCCACCGGGTGGATGCCGTGGGACGGCGACTACGCGCTCAGCACGCTCTTCTACGCCGAGTACAACAACTCCGGCCCGGGGGCGGACACCAGCAGGAGGGTGGCCTGGCCGGGCTTCCACGTGCTCAACGGCACCGCGGACGCCGCCAACTTCACCGTCGGcaacatggtgctcggggacttctGGCTGCCCCAAACCGGCGTGCCGTTCACCAGCGGACTCATCAACTGA